The DNA region TGCGCGGCAACTCCGGCGGCCTGGTCACCGAGGCCGTCACCGCCGCCTCCGCCTTCCTCGACGGCGGCCTCGTCGCCACGTACGACGTGAACGGCGACCAGCGCGCCCTGCACGCCGATCCCGGCGGTGACACCACCAGACCCCTGGTCGCGCTCGTCGACGGCGGCACGATGAGCGCGGCCGAGCTCCTCACCGGGGGCCTTCAGGACCGCGGGCGCGCGGTCGTCGTGGGCTCCAGGACCTTCGGCAAGGGCTCGGTCCAGATGCCGAGCCGGCTGCCCGACGGCTCCGTCGCCGAGCTGACCGTCGGGCACTACCGCACCCCCTCCGGCCGCGGGGTCGACGGCCGCGGCATCACTCCCGACCTGGAGGCCGAGGAGGGCGCGCTGGAGCGGGCCGAGACCGTACTGAGCGGGCTCGGCGACCCCTCGTAGCCGACCGGACACGGCTTTCCGGGCCGACGGTTCGCGTCTCCCGTAATCGGCTTTCCCTCGTGGGCCCCTCTAGTGCGAAAATGGCCAGCACTATGAGCAAGGGCATGTACGTACCGAAAGAATCCCAGCCGAAGCAGGGAGGGGGCACCTCCGGCAAGGTCAAGGACGGCAAGCGGAAGATCGTCGCGCAGAACAAGAAGGCGCGGCACGACTACGCCATCATCGACACCTACGAGGCCGGGCTCGTCCTCACCGGCACGGAGGTGAAGTCCCTGCGCCAGGGCCGGGCCTCGCTGACCGACGGCTTCGTCCAGATCGACGGGAACGAGGCGTGGCTGCACAACGCCCACATCCCCGAGTACAGCCAGGGCACGTGGACCAACCACACCGTGCGCCGAAAGCGGAAGCTGCTCCTGCACCGCGAGGAGATCGACAAGCTGGCGTCGAAGTCCGAGGAGACGGGTCACACGATCGTGCCCCTCGCCCTCTACTTCAAGGACGGCCGCGCGAAGGCCGAGATCGCGCTCGCCCGGGGCAAGAAGGAGTACGACAAGCGGCAGACCCTGCGCGAGAAGCAGGACCGGCGGGAGTCGGACCGGGCCATCGCGGCTGCCAAGAGGAAGCAGCGGGGCGAGTAGCGGGCCGGTGGGCGCCGGGCCGCCGGGAATACGGTGGCATGGGTGCGCGTTGGTCACGTACGATGGCACTGCACCTCGTAGCGGGTGCGCGTCTCTTCGCTTGGAGAAGTTCCGGAGAGGCTTGAAAAATCAACATGGGGATGATCGGTTTCGACAGCGGCTGTTGAAGCAGGGGAAGCGTGTCGAGGAAGCGGCAATGATCTCGTTAACCATATGTCGCAACCAATAATCGCCAATTCCAAGAGCGATTCCCAGTCCTTCGCCCTCGCTGCCTAATAAGCAGTGAGTGAGGGACCCTAAAGGGTGTCAGCCCGGGGGTGTTCCCGACCCGGACCCTGGCATAATCTAGGGAACTAAACCATCGAGCCCGGTCACGGGGTTCGATGGGAAATCAAACAGTGACTGGGCCCGTCGGCGACTTGTTCGCGTGATCGCCGGGGCCGAGAAAATCGCAGCGAACTGCACACGGAGAAGCCCTGATTCTGCACCGGTGGACGCGGGTTCGATTCCCGCCATCTCCACTCATCCCATGTTAAACAAAGGTCCCGCTGCTCAGGCAGTGGGGCCTTTGTCGTGTCTGCCCACTGTCCACGGGGCGCATCGTCCGGGATGCTCCTGTGGCATGAGTAGACCCGTGAGTAGAACCGCGAAGAGTTCTGGGGAGCGCGTCAACTCCCGTACGAAACGGTGGATCTGGCCCGTCGTGATCGGGCTCGCGGCGGCCGCGCTCGGTTCCGGTTCGCCGGCCGGGGCGGACGCCGACCGGAGCGGACTGCCTGAGGCCATCGACACCATCCTCGGGGACAGCCGGATGGAGGGCGGGGCGGCGAGCGTAGTGGTCGCCGATGCCGCGAGCGGTGACGTGCTGTACCAGCACCGGCCGACCGAGCGGCTGATGCCCGCCTCCAACACCAAACTGCCCACCTCGGCCGCGGCGATGGAGATCCTCGGCCCCGACCACAGGTTCACGACGGACGTCCTGACGAACGGCAGGCGACAGGGCTCCGTCCTGCGCGGCGATCTGTATCTGCGCGGCAGCGGTGACCCGACCGCCCTCGCCAAGGACTACGACAAACTGGCAGCCGACCTCGCCGGCTCGGGCGTCACCCGCGTCGACGGGCGGCTCCTCGCCGACGACACCCGCTTCGACAGCGCCCGGCTCGGCCGGTCCTGGGCCGCCGACGACGAGTCCGCGTACTACTCGGCGCAGATCAGCGCGCTGAGCGTCGCGCCCGACACCGACTACGACACGGGGACCGTCATCGTGGAGGTCGCGCCGGGCACGGAGGCCGGGGACGAGCCGACCGTCACCGTCACGCCCAAGACGGACTACGTCGACCTGGACGTCCGGGCCACGACCGTCGCCGCGGGCGGCTCGAACGACCTCACCGTCGAGCGGGAGCACGGCACCAACACCATCGTGGTCAGCGGTACGACGCCCGTGGGCGGCTCCGGCGCCACGGAGTGGGTGAGTGTGTGGGAGCCCACCGGGTACGCGGCCGCCGTCTTCCGGGACGCGCTCGCCGCGCACGGGGTGAAGGTGACCGGGCCGACACGGCTCGGGCGCGCCACGCCCGCGGGGGCACGGCAGCTGGCCTCACACGCCTCCATGCCGCTGAAGGACCTGCTGATCCCCTTCATGAAGCTGTCGAACAACATGCACGCCGAGATCCTCACCAAGGCCATGGGCCGGAAGGTCTCGGGCGAGGGGACCTGGAGCGCCGGGCTCGCCGCCGTCAGCGGCTACGCGAAGGGCGTCGGCGTCGACACGGGCAAGCTGCGGCAGGTCGACGGGTCGGGGCTCTCCCGGATGAACAACTTCACCGCCGGCCAGTTCGCCGAGCTGCTGCTCGCGGTGCGGGCCGAGCCCTGGTACGCCGACTGGTACAAGTCCCTGCCGGTCGCCTGCGGCCCCGACCGCTTCGTGGGCGGAACACTGCGGACCAGGATGTGCGGGACGCCCGCGGCGCTCAACGCCCGTGCCAAGACCGGCTCGTTGACCGGGGCGTCCGCGCTCTCCGGGTACGTGACGGACGCGGGCGGCCGCGAACTCGTCTACAGCATCGTGCTCAACAACTACCTCGCCTCTTCCGTGAAGCCGCTGGAGGACGCGATCGTGGTGACGCTGGCGCGCTCCACGGCGGACGAGGCCGTACCGGTGAAGCCGGGAGGCGCCGCGCGGGCGGCCGAACGGAACGGGGACCTGGAGTGCTCGTGGCGCAAGCCGGGGGAGTGCTGAGGGAGTGAGGTGCGGCCAGGGCGTCTCTTCGGCGCCCTGGCCTCATCTTCCGCCTGCGCGTCACAGCTCCTTCGTGTCACAGCTCCTTCGGCCAGGGCTCCCTACGGTCCACGGTCAGGGCCGCGGCATCGTGCTCGCCCGTACCGTCAGCCGTGGCGAGAGCAGCGTGGCCTCCGGTACGGCCGTGGCGCCGCCGAGCTTCCTCATCAGCAGTTCCACCGCTCCCGTGCCCACCTCGGCGGTCGGTATGGCGATCGAGGTGACGGGGACGCGGGTCTGCTCGGCCACCTCGTCCGGGCAGATCGCCGTGACCGACAGATCCCCCGGGACCCGTAGGCCCAGTGCCTCGAACGCGTCGATCAGCGGCTCCAGGACCGGCTCGTTGTGCACCACGACACCCGTCAAGGCGGGCCGCTCCCGCAGGAGTTGCTCGGCGACCTGCCGGGCCGCCGCGGGTGCCGCCTCGCACGGGTGCACCGAGGAGGACAGCCCGTTGCGGTCGGCCGCGGCCGTGAAGCCCTGGACCACGCGCTGGGCGAACCCGGTCTCCCGTACGTACACCTCGGGCGGTGAGCCCACCAGGCCGATCACTCGGTGTCCGAGGCCCGCGAGATGCTCGACGCACAGCTCGCCCGCCGCCCTGAAGTCCAGGTCGATGCAGGTCAGGCCGGCGGGCTCGGCCGGGAAGCCGATGAGCACCGACGGGCGGTCCAGGGCGCGCAGCAACGGCAGCCGCCGGTCGTGGAGTTGGACGTCCATCACGATCAGCGCGTCCACGAGGGCGGTGTCCGCGACCCGGCGCAGCCCGTCCTCGCCCTCCTCCTGGGTGAGCAGCAGCACGTCGTGGTCGTGCCGGCGCGCGGCCGTCACCACGGACACCGCGAACTGCATCACCACCGGGACATGGATGCCGGTCCGTAACGGCACCACCAGAGCCAGCACGTTCGACCGGCTGCTCGCGAGGGCCCGGGCGCCCGCGTGCGGCCGGTAGCCCAGCTCGCGGATGCTGTCCTCGATGCGCTGCCGGGTCTCCTCGGAGATCGGGCGCTTGCCACTCAGGGCGTACGAGACGGTGCTGGGGGACACCCCGGCGTGCCGTGCCACGTCGGTGATCTTCACCATGCTCAGCCCCGCTCCTGCTCGGGTCCCGGCTGAGGGGACTCGGGGCCCAGTTCCAGGGAGAGGAACCCGGTCCCGGCCTTCGCCCGTGCCACCCGTTCCCCGGCCGCCAGCGCCCAGGGCGCCGACGGATCGCTCGACGAGGCCCGCAGTGTGTCACCTTCGCGTACGACGGTGAAGGTCATGCCGTCCACGGGCACCGTGACCTGCGCGCCGCGATCGAGCCCGTACGCGTGCAGCGTCACCCCCTCCGCGTGCGGATAGTCGGGCCGGTCGTCGACGGCTCCCACCGGGATCACCGCGCCCGGCCTGACGAGGAGCGGCACGCTGGAGAAGCCGTGCGTCTCGCGCACCCAGCGCGGCCCGGTCACCGGCCGGCCGCTCAGGAAGTGGGTCCAGGTGCCCTCGGGCACGTAGTACGACACCTCGCCGTCGTCGGAGAACACCGGCGCGACCAGCAGGTCCGGGCCGAGCATGTACTGCCGTTCCAGATGCGCGCACCCGGGGTCGTCCGGGAACTCCAGGAGCATCGCGCGCATCATCGGCACGCCCTCGGCGTGCGCGGTGCGGGCGGCCTCGTACAGATACGGCATGAGGCGCAGCTTCAGCCGGGTGAACAGGCGCAGGACGTCCACGGCCTCCTCGTCGAAGAGCCAGGGCACCCGGTAGGAGGAGCTGCCGTGCAGCCGGCTGTGCGAGGAGAGCATGCCGAAGGCGAGCCACCGTTTGAACAGGGCCGGCGTCGGTGTGCCCTCGAAGCCGCCGATGTCGTGGCTCCAGTAGCCGAACCCGGAGAGGCCGAGCGACAGGCCGCCGCGCAGCGACTCGGCCATCGACTCGTAGGTCGCCTCGCAGTCGCCGCCCCAGTGCACGGGGAACTTCTGGCTGCCGGCGGTCGCCGAGCGCGCGAAGACGACGGCCTCCGCCTCGCCGCGGTGCTTGCGCAGCACGTCGAAGACGGTCCGGTTGTAGAGGTAGGTGTAGTAGTTGTGCATCCGTTCGGGGTCGCCGCCGTCCGCGTACGCCACGTCGAGCGGGACCCGCTCCCCGAAGTCCGTCTTGAAGCAGTCGACGCCCTGCGCGAGCAGTGCCTCCAGCTTGGACGCGTACCAGTCGCGGGCGGCCTCACTGGTGAAGTCGACCAGTGCCATGCCCGGTTGCCACAGGTCCCACTGCCAGACGCTGCCGTCCGGGCGCTTCAGCAGGTGCCCGAGGGCCTTGCCCTCCGCGAACAGCGGTGAGCGCTGCGCGATGTACGGGTTGATCCACACGCTGATGTGCAGCCCGCGCTCCTTCAGGCGGGCCAGCATCCCCTCCGGGTCCGGGAAGACCCGCGGATCCCACTCGAAGTCGCACCAGTTGAACTCCCGCATCCAGAAGCAGTCGAAGTGGAAGACGGAGAGTGGGAGTTCGCGCTCCTTCATGCCGTCGATGAAGGACGTCACGGTCGTCTCGTCGTACGACGTCGTGAAGGACGTCGACAGCCACAGCCCGAACGACCAGGCGGGCGGCAGCGCCGGACGGCCGGTGAGGGCCGTGTACTTGCGGAGGATGTCCTTCGGCGTCGGGCCGTAGATCACGTAGTACGTCAACTGCTGGGTCTCGGCGCTGAACTGGACCCGGGACACCGCCTCCGAACCGACCTCGAACGACACCCGGCCCGGATGGTCGACGAACACGCCGTAGCCCGCGTCCGTCAGATAGAACGGCACGTTCTTGTAGGCCTGTTCCGTGGCCGTGCCCCCGTCGGCGTTCCACATGTCGACGACCTGGCCGTTCTTGACGAGCGGCCCGAAGCGCTCGCCGAGTCCGTAGACCTGGGTGCCCACACCGAGGTTGAGCTGCTCGCGCAGATAGTGGCCGCCCGTGCCCGCGTCCCGCATGATGCCCATGCCCTTGGCGCCGCTGGTTGTCAGGGTGCGGCCGTCCGCGAGGAAGTCGACGTGCCAGGGTCCTGTGCGGCTCACCCGCACGGACAGGGCGCCCGCGGTGAGGGTCGCGGACTCCTCGTCGTACTCGGCGTGCGCCTGGAACTCCTCCTTGCCCAGCTCGAATTGGGGCCCGCGCGGCTCCTCGCCCTCGAAGTGCGTGAACGTGACGCCGATGACGTCCGGCATCGGCGCGTGTGCGCTGATCGTCACGACCGGTCCCTTCAGCAGGTCGCCGCGGTGGCGGATGGGCTGGGTCGGCGCGTGGATCGCCAACGCGCCCTGCCCGGCGGTCACATCGAGGACCTCGACCGGATGCGCGGCGCTCACGCCCTCGCGCAGCATCCAGTAGCCGTCGGTGAACTTCACACGCACACCCCTTACTTGACCGCGCCCACGGCGATGCCGCGGGTGAGCGTCCGCTGGAAGACGAGGAAGAAGACGAGGGCGGGCAGGACGCCGAGGAGCGCGGCCGCGTTCGTCATGGTGGCGTCCATCAGGCGCTGGCCCTGGAGGACGCCGAGCGCCACCGACACGGTCTGGTTGTCGTTGGAGATCAGCATGACCAGGGGGAGCAGGAACTCGTTCCAGGTCCAGATGAAGAAGAAGACCAGGAGCACGCCGATGGTCGGCCGGCTGACCGGCACCACGATCCGCCACAGCACCTGCCACTTGTTCGCCCCGTCGATCCGGGCGGCCTCGATGATCTCGCGCGGGAACTGGCCGAGGACGGAGGCGAGAAGGTACGTGCCGAAGGCGGCCTGGATCACGACGAAGACGATGATCACGCTCAGCCTGGTGTCGTACAGGCCGGCTTCCTTGCTCAGGTAGTAGACCGGGTAGACCAGCGCCTCCTGCGGCAGCA from Streptomyces sp. NBC_00258 includes:
- a CDS encoding LacI family DNA-binding transcriptional regulator; the protein is MVKITDVARHAGVSPSTVSYALSGKRPISEETRQRIEDSIRELGYRPHAGARALASSRSNVLALVVPLRTGIHVPVVMQFAVSVVTAARRHDHDVLLLTQEEGEDGLRRVADTALVDALIVMDVQLHDRRLPLLRALDRPSVLIGFPAEPAGLTCIDLDFRAAGELCVEHLAGLGHRVIGLVGSPPEVYVRETGFAQRVVQGFTAAADRNGLSSSVHPCEAAPAAARQVAEQLLRERPALTGVVVHNEPVLEPLIDAFEALGLRVPGDLSVTAICPDEVAEQTRVPVTSIAIPTAEVGTGAVELLMRKLGGATAVPEATLLSPRLTVRASTMPRP
- a CDS encoding carbohydrate ABC transporter permease, with protein sequence MVLPFLIVAVNAVKSPAEYSSNGPLSLPEGVYLDGLKDFWERVDFGQKLVNSVLISGSVALGAVVLSVLNAYAIGIGRIRGRTWVLAFFVLANMLPQEALVYPVYYLSKEAGLYDTRLSVIIVFVVIQAAFGTYLLASVLGQFPREIIEAARIDGANKWQVLWRIVVPVSRPTIGVLLVFFFIWTWNEFLLPLVMLISNDNQTVSVALGVLQGQRLMDATMTNAAALLGVLPALVFFLVFQRTLTRGIAVGAVK
- the dacB gene encoding D-alanyl-D-alanine carboxypeptidase/D-alanyl-D-alanine endopeptidase, which translates into the protein MSRPVSRTAKSSGERVNSRTKRWIWPVVIGLAAAALGSGSPAGADADRSGLPEAIDTILGDSRMEGGAASVVVADAASGDVLYQHRPTERLMPASNTKLPTSAAAMEILGPDHRFTTDVLTNGRRQGSVLRGDLYLRGSGDPTALAKDYDKLAADLAGSGVTRVDGRLLADDTRFDSARLGRSWAADDESAYYSAQISALSVAPDTDYDTGTVIVEVAPGTEAGDEPTVTVTPKTDYVDLDVRATTVAAGGSNDLTVEREHGTNTIVVSGTTPVGGSGATEWVSVWEPTGYAAAVFRDALAAHGVKVTGPTRLGRATPAGARQLASHASMPLKDLLIPFMKLSNNMHAEILTKAMGRKVSGEGTWSAGLAAVSGYAKGVGVDTGKLRQVDGSGLSRMNNFTAGQFAELLLAVRAEPWYADWYKSLPVACGPDRFVGGTLRTRMCGTPAALNARAKTGSLTGASALSGYVTDAGGRELVYSIVLNNYLASSVKPLEDAIVVTLARSTADEAVPVKPGGAARAAERNGDLECSWRKPGEC
- the smpB gene encoding SsrA-binding protein SmpB → MYVPKESQPKQGGGTSGKVKDGKRKIVAQNKKARHDYAIIDTYEAGLVLTGTEVKSLRQGRASLTDGFVQIDGNEAWLHNAHIPEYSQGTWTNHTVRRKRKLLLHREEIDKLASKSEETGHTIVPLALYFKDGRAKAEIALARGKKEYDKRQTLREKQDRRESDRAIAAAKRKQRGE
- the yicI gene encoding alpha-xylosidase, whose product is MKFTDGYWMLREGVSAAHPVEVLDVTAGQGALAIHAPTQPIRHRGDLLKGPVVTISAHAPMPDVIGVTFTHFEGEEPRGPQFELGKEEFQAHAEYDEESATLTAGALSVRVSRTGPWHVDFLADGRTLTTSGAKGMGIMRDAGTGGHYLREQLNLGVGTQVYGLGERFGPLVKNGQVVDMWNADGGTATEQAYKNVPFYLTDAGYGVFVDHPGRVSFEVGSEAVSRVQFSAETQQLTYYVIYGPTPKDILRKYTALTGRPALPPAWSFGLWLSTSFTTSYDETTVTSFIDGMKERELPLSVFHFDCFWMREFNWCDFEWDPRVFPDPEGMLARLKERGLHISVWINPYIAQRSPLFAEGKALGHLLKRPDGSVWQWDLWQPGMALVDFTSEAARDWYASKLEALLAQGVDCFKTDFGERVPLDVAYADGGDPERMHNYYTYLYNRTVFDVLRKHRGEAEAVVFARSATAGSQKFPVHWGGDCEATYESMAESLRGGLSLGLSGFGYWSHDIGGFEGTPTPALFKRWLAFGMLSSHSRLHGSSSYRVPWLFDEEAVDVLRLFTRLKLRLMPYLYEAARTAHAEGVPMMRAMLLEFPDDPGCAHLERQYMLGPDLLVAPVFSDDGEVSYYVPEGTWTHFLSGRPVTGPRWVRETHGFSSVPLLVRPGAVIPVGAVDDRPDYPHAEGVTLHAYGLDRGAQVTVPVDGMTFTVVREGDTLRASSSDPSAPWALAAGERVARAKAGTGFLSLELGPESPQPGPEQERG